A genome region from Hymenobacter tibetensis includes the following:
- a CDS encoding AAA family ATPase has product MKILRVSFFNINSLRGEHTVNFNQTPLSEAGLFAITGATGAGKTTILDAITLALYGQVPRHETSNPDQVMSHGTGESWAEVEFEINGQQYRSKWGQYRARKRPDGKLQDPRMELSERKVTDDGKETWPFLETYKSKVPLRVAELSGLEYRQFLRSVLLAQGEFTKFLKATAGERAQLLERITDTKKYSDISRAAFEKAKGEAQQVETLRTGLAGVVLLSPEEVDSLELEVQQLQQQLEEATTNRQKLHDAHMWLRRLQELRARHQENQTRQLQLTAQTDTLIPLKQRLALHTQAAPFATDWALLRQSDQHIARLRQEAEQFRQRLPQLEQLRNTAAAARNAAQQAYETATTTRQQQEPKLREAEQLDGLLVEANKQLHLAKEEYEQKNELCKSLKATAEQASARIRVLREQVRDVSKWLEVNANVSELNATLPDLSASLQQWEYLKAELGQVRQRLQEARVRQQKATAAVTEQQQAATEASHRLQALATRQQVANSARVAWLLRLRHHVAGLVKEQEKEQQHWDDLRRSLQLQQLILSHTDTRQLLEAGQPCPVCGATEHPYLAGVLGVSEDTVQHDRQREEEMSQRVRALGTRFNRLNTYVTILEQAGPEPVETQSDTIQFLPESGEKAVAEEVKELVQELKELRDQHATINQQLTQATSQQEAATRQQQEYAHVVANLEQELTDAEERGPAARLMIQSQLENFGMVFTEENGRALMEQARLRILEFTTKQQERDKATNELSGISVTATEAERQKAEVDIWLRARKQKLVDQYTAIQEQQRQRQALFSGSDVGQARQQLEQTAQQTEARRQQAEQTLQQHETALVLADTQLQQREQDAQQQQQLREQQHAALTAALTAAGLAPDPTALAALLLPDPEVRRLADQLQRHEQALAVTQQTLTDLAQQLQQEQARALTEEPLESVEHQLTVSNQQLATLNQQLGQRQQRLLDHRNGQERHAALAEQLEKQQQEARRWRHLAEVIGSADGKKFSEFAQGLTLARLTDLANRHLHRLTDRYRILRNPDQHLDLLIVDEYQGGSSRSMNSLSGGESFLVSLALALGLSELASHRTQIDTLFIDEGFGTLDPDALDVALSALETLQGTGKTVGIISHVEALKERVSTQINVRKGVGGISSLQIVGFGDDV; this is encoded by the coding sequence ATGAAAATTCTCCGCGTCAGCTTTTTCAACATCAACTCCCTACGCGGGGAGCACACTGTTAATTTCAATCAAACACCGCTTTCAGAAGCCGGGCTGTTTGCTATTACGGGTGCTACTGGAGCCGGCAAAACCACCATTCTGGATGCCATTACGCTGGCACTCTACGGACAAGTGCCGCGCCACGAAACCAGCAACCCCGACCAGGTGATGAGCCACGGCACGGGCGAGAGCTGGGCCGAAGTGGAGTTCGAAATAAACGGCCAGCAGTATCGCTCGAAGTGGGGCCAGTACCGCGCCCGCAAGCGCCCAGATGGCAAGCTCCAAGACCCACGCATGGAGCTTAGCGAGCGAAAAGTAACCGATGATGGCAAGGAGACCTGGCCGTTTCTGGAAACCTATAAGTCCAAGGTGCCGCTACGCGTTGCCGAGCTAAGCGGCCTGGAGTACCGGCAGTTTCTGCGCTCGGTGCTGCTGGCCCAGGGCGAGTTCACGAAGTTTCTGAAAGCTACGGCCGGCGAGCGGGCGCAGCTACTGGAAAGAATTACCGACACCAAAAAATACTCTGATATCTCGCGTGCCGCTTTCGAGAAAGCCAAGGGAGAGGCGCAGCAAGTGGAAACCTTGCGCACGGGCCTAGCGGGCGTTGTGCTGCTTTCGCCGGAGGAAGTGGACTCTCTGGAATTGGAAGTGCAGCAGTTGCAGCAGCAGCTGGAAGAGGCGACCACCAACCGACAGAAGCTACACGATGCCCACATGTGGCTGCGGCGGCTGCAAGAACTGCGCGCCCGCCACCAAGAAAACCAGACGCGTCAGCTTCAGCTCACGGCCCAGACGGACACCCTCATTCCACTAAAGCAACGCTTGGCCCTGCACACCCAGGCGGCACCTTTTGCTACTGACTGGGCCTTGCTGCGGCAGTCCGACCAACACATTGCCCGGTTGCGCCAAGAGGCCGAGCAGTTTCGGCAGCGTCTGCCGCAGCTCGAACAACTCCGCAACACTGCCGCCGCAGCCCGCAATGCCGCCCAACAAGCCTACGAAACCGCTACCACCACTCGCCAGCAGCAGGAGCCTAAGTTGCGGGAAGCCGAGCAGCTCGATGGCCTGCTAGTGGAAGCCAACAAGCAGCTTCACCTAGCCAAAGAGGAATACGAGCAGAAAAACGAGCTGTGCAAGTCACTGAAAGCCACGGCCGAGCAAGCCTCCGCCCGCATTCGCGTTCTGCGCGAACAGGTGCGTGACGTAAGTAAGTGGCTGGAAGTGAATGCCAACGTAAGCGAGCTGAACGCAACGCTACCCGACCTTTCAGCCAGCTTGCAACAGTGGGAATACCTCAAAGCCGAACTTGGACAGGTGCGGCAGCGGCTACAGGAGGCCCGCGTGCGTCAGCAAAAAGCCACCGCAGCAGTAACCGAGCAGCAGCAAGCTGCAACAGAGGCCAGCCACCGCCTGCAAGCCCTTGCCACCCGTCAGCAAGTGGCCAACAGCGCGCGTGTTGCCTGGCTGCTGCGCCTCCGGCACCACGTAGCAGGCTTGGTCAAGGAGCAGGAAAAAGAGCAGCAACACTGGGACGATCTGCGGCGCAGTCTACAGCTACAGCAGCTGATTTTGTCGCACACCGACACGCGGCAGCTTTTGGAAGCGGGCCAGCCATGTCCGGTGTGTGGCGCCACTGAGCACCCCTACCTGGCCGGCGTGCTAGGAGTGAGTGAGGATACCGTTCAGCATGACCGGCAGCGGGAAGAAGAAATGAGCCAGCGGGTGCGGGCGTTGGGCACTCGCTTCAACCGCCTCAACACCTACGTCACCATTCTAGAGCAAGCCGGGCCAGAGCCCGTCGAAACTCAGTCGGATACCATTCAGTTCCTGCCCGAATCAGGGGAAAAAGCGGTGGCAGAGGAAGTGAAGGAGTTGGTGCAGGAATTGAAAGAACTCCGCGACCAGCACGCCACCATCAACCAGCAGCTCACCCAGGCCACCAGCCAGCAAGAAGCCGCCACCCGGCAGCAGCAGGAGTACGCGCATGTGGTAGCGAACCTGGAGCAAGAGTTGACCGATGCCGAAGAACGCGGCCCAGCGGCTCGGTTAATGATTCAAAGTCAGCTGGAAAACTTCGGGATGGTGTTCACCGAGGAAAACGGCCGTGCCCTGATGGAACAAGCTCGCCTGCGCATTCTCGAATTCACCACCAAACAGCAGGAGCGCGACAAAGCCACCAACGAACTAAGTGGCATAAGCGTAACCGCTACGGAAGCAGAGCGGCAGAAAGCCGAAGTGGATATCTGGCTGCGGGCCCGCAAGCAGAAGCTAGTCGATCAGTACACTGCTATTCAGGAGCAGCAACGCCAACGCCAAGCGCTATTTAGCGGGTCTGATGTAGGCCAGGCACGCCAGCAGCTAGAGCAGACCGCGCAACAGACGGAAGCGCGCCGGCAGCAAGCCGAGCAAACCTTGCAGCAACACGAAACGGCCTTGGTGCTTGCCGACACCCAGCTACAGCAGCGGGAGCAGGATGCGCAGCAACAGCAGCAGCTTCGGGAGCAGCAACACGCTGCCCTCACGGCCGCCCTTACGGCCGCCGGCCTCGCCCCCGACCCCACTGCCCTTGCGGCCCTCCTCCTCCCCGACCCCGAAGTGCGCCGCCTCGCCGATCAGCTCCAGCGCCACGAGCAGGCGCTGGCCGTTACGCAGCAAACTCTCACCGACCTAGCGCAGCAGTTGCAGCAGGAGCAAGCCCGCGCCCTCACCGAGGAACCACTGGAATCAGTAGAACACCAGCTGACCGTCAGCAACCAGCAGCTAGCTACGCTCAACCAGCAGCTCGGCCAGCGCCAACAGCGCCTACTCGACCACCGCAACGGCCAGGAGCGCCACGCGGCATTGGCCGAGCAACTGGAAAAGCAACAACAGGAAGCGCGCCGCTGGCGACACTTAGCGGAGGTCATTGGGTCGGCCGATGGCAAGAAGTTCAGCGAGTTTGCGCAGGGCCTCACCTTGGCTCGCCTCACTGACCTTGCCAACCGCCACTTGCACCGCCTTACCGACCGGTACCGCATCCTCCGCAACCCCGACCAGCACCTCGACCTCCTTATTGTAGACGAGTACCAAGGGGGGAGCAGCCGCTCTATGAACTCGTTGTCGGGCGGCGAGAGTTTCTTGGTGAGCTTGGCGTTGGCATTGGGGTTGTCGGAACTGGCTAGCCACCGCACCCAAATCGACACGCTCTTCATCGATGAAGGCTTTGGCACGCTTGATCCTGATGCGTTGGATGTGGCGCTGTCGGCCCTCGAAACGTTGCAGGGTACCGGCAAAACTGTGGGCATCATCTCCCACGTTGAGGCGCTAAAAGAGCGCGTTAGCACACAAATTAACGTGCGCAAGGGAGTTGGCGGCATTAGCTCACTCCAGATAGTGGGCTTTGGCGATGATGTGTAG
- a CDS encoding phytanoyl-CoA dioxygenase family protein has product METAQLTTSIQTTYDVAQIMGGLYGDGIIGLKGAFSREWVQQLGEDIAVLYEEALKRPGGALGRGPKRHYVEIHPEDIRGFVELAMHPWVTAVCEAVLGPTYKIVEIGFDVPNPGAINQPWHRDFPAPDDTIIGRRLNSLAFNLTTIDVTEDMGPFEVAPGTQWDLPIDFEHGMFPPKTNSPRYEQRAQRKMPQMGDISARSALTIHRGTANYSDKSRPALVLGVDAPTANNAERHDLQITRTFYATLPESLKQHLTCRLVDELETIEQGHTIEGLMMGEA; this is encoded by the coding sequence ATGGAAACAGCGCAGCTAACAACCTCAATCCAAACCACCTACGACGTCGCGCAAATTATGGGCGGGCTCTACGGCGATGGTATCATTGGCCTGAAAGGCGCCTTCAGCCGCGAATGGGTGCAACAACTCGGCGAAGATATTGCCGTGCTCTACGAGGAGGCTCTTAAGCGCCCCGGTGGTGCCCTGGGCCGTGGCCCCAAGCGGCACTACGTCGAAATTCACCCCGAAGACATTCGTGGTTTTGTGGAACTGGCCATGCATCCGTGGGTGACGGCGGTATGTGAGGCCGTCCTCGGACCAACGTACAAAATCGTGGAAATCGGCTTCGACGTGCCCAATCCTGGCGCTATCAACCAGCCCTGGCACCGCGACTTCCCCGCCCCGGACGATACCATCATCGGCCGCCGACTGAACTCACTGGCCTTCAACCTCACCACCATCGACGTGACCGAGGATATGGGCCCGTTTGAAGTGGCGCCCGGTACGCAGTGGGATTTACCTATCGACTTCGAGCACGGCATGTTCCCACCCAAAACCAACAGCCCGCGCTACGAGCAGCGTGCCCAGCGTAAAATGCCGCAGATGGGTGATATTTCAGCCCGCTCAGCCCTTACCATCCACCGTGGCACAGCCAACTATTCCGATAAGTCGCGCCCGGCCTTGGTACTCGGGGTAGATGCTCCGACCGCCAACAATGCCGAGCGCCACGACTTGCAAATCACCCGGACTTTCTATGCCACTCTACCGGAAAGCCTCAAGCAACACCTCACCTGCCGCTTAGTAGACGAGTTGGAAACCATCGAGCAGGGGCATACCATCGAAGGACTCATGATGGGTGAGGCATAA
- a CDS encoding glycoside hydrolase family 43 protein — MHTPDDHLYQEAFLAPMTVAEINERTKKARALPPSGDQTHVLVEDGEDPWVISHDGSLYYCTVDRLKQKILVSTFSTLAEMATAELVQVWPGQQGATPEYVEIWAPELQFIEGKWHIYFALYNAQNGAERLFALEGTSGHPQGEYEFKGQLQIPTDRWAIDGTVLTTDGGQLYFIWSGWEGFTNVSQNIYIARMHNPWTIASDRVCISRPEHSWEKQGFPHVNEGPQVLTRNGRTFIIYSASGSWTDDYCLGQLTYLGGDMLNPASWHKEPQPVFSKTDTIFGPGHACFVEIEQQDYIIYHAARSSQAGWARQIRAKPFAWNPDGSPHFGEPQ; from the coding sequence ATGCATACACCGGACGACCATCTATACCAAGAGGCGTTTTTGGCGCCGATGACTGTTGCGGAAATCAATGAGCGAACCAAGAAAGCTAGAGCACTGCCGCCGAGTGGCGACCAGACGCACGTATTAGTAGAGGATGGCGAAGATCCGTGGGTTATTTCGCACGACGGAAGCTTGTATTACTGCACCGTCGACCGGTTGAAGCAGAAGATTCTGGTAAGCACCTTCTCTACTCTAGCTGAAATGGCAACCGCTGAGCTTGTTCAGGTATGGCCCGGCCAACAAGGCGCCACGCCGGAATACGTCGAGATTTGGGCGCCGGAGCTACAGTTCATTGAGGGGAAATGGCACATCTATTTTGCCCTCTACAACGCCCAAAACGGGGCGGAACGCCTGTTTGCCTTGGAAGGCACTTCCGGGCATCCGCAGGGGGAGTACGAGTTTAAGGGGCAATTGCAGATTCCGACGGACCGCTGGGCCATCGACGGAACTGTACTGACCACAGACGGCGGACAGCTGTACTTCATCTGGTCGGGATGGGAAGGCTTCACCAACGTCAGCCAGAATATCTACATAGCCCGCATGCACAATCCGTGGACTATTGCCTCGGACCGGGTGTGCATTTCACGGCCCGAACACAGCTGGGAGAAACAGGGGTTTCCGCACGTGAACGAAGGGCCGCAGGTACTAACCCGAAACGGACGGACTTTCATTATTTACTCTGCCAGCGGCAGCTGGACCGACGACTATTGCCTGGGCCAGCTTACATACTTGGGAGGTGATATGCTGAACCCCGCATCCTGGCACAAGGAGCCCCAGCCCGTTTTCTCGAAAACCGACACCATTTTTGGACCGGGCCACGCGTGTTTCGTTGAAATCGAGCAGCAAGACTACATTATCTACCACGCAGCCCGTAGCAGCCAAGCGGGATGGGCCCGCCAAATCCGAGCAAAGCCGTTTGCATGGAACCCCGACGGTTCCCCCCATTTCGGCGAGCCCCAGTAA